The following are from one region of the Flavobacteriaceae bacterium UJ101 genome:
- the upp|UPRT gene encoding uracil phosphoribosyltransferase (Catalyzes the conversion of uracil and 5-phospho-alpha- D-ribose 1-diphosphate (PRPP) to UMP and diphosphate; Belongs to the UPRTase family.; KEGG: pbt:ING2E5B_2092 uracil phosphoribosyltransferase), protein MIIQDFSKENSVLNHFVAELRDITIQKDSMRFRRNLERIGEVLAYELSKTLQYHQQDVKTPLGTKESKLLKEQPVICTILRAGLPLHLGMLNYFDQSETTFVSAFRTHPEEGKEFEIVVEYLATPDLNGKTLIIADPMLATGESMVSVYEVLKKQGIPKEIHVVAAIGSKEGVEYISKHFPENTNLWIAAVDPILNDKKYIVPGLGDAGDLAFGKKL, encoded by the coding sequence ATGATTATACAAGATTTTAGTAAAGAGAATTCAGTTTTAAATCATTTTGTAGCTGAACTTCGTGATATTACCATTCAAAAAGATTCTATGCGTTTTAGAAGAAATTTAGAACGTATTGGAGAAGTTTTGGCTTACGAACTTAGTAAAACATTGCAATACCATCAACAAGATGTAAAAACACCTTTAGGTACAAAAGAATCCAAATTACTTAAAGAACAACCCGTTATTTGTACCATTTTGCGTGCTGGGTTACCCTTACATTTAGGAATGTTAAATTACTTTGATCAATCAGAAACTACATTTGTATCCGCCTTTCGTACACATCCTGAAGAGGGAAAAGAATTTGAAATTGTAGTTGAATATTTAGCTACTCCTGATCTTAATGGAAAAACTTTAATTATTGCAGATCCAATGCTTGCTACAGGAGAAAGTATGGTAAGTGTTTATGAAGTTTTAAAAAAGCAGGGAATTCCAAAAGAAATTCATGTAGTAGCTGCTATCGGTTCAAAAGAAGGTGTAGAATATATTTCAAAACATTTTCCAGAAAATACAAACTTATGGATTGCTGCTGTCGATCCTATTTTAAATGATAAAAAATATATTGTTCCAGGATTAGGTGATGCTGGAGATTTAGCATTTGGAAAAAAGTTGTAG
- a CDS encoding ferrichrome-iron receptor (This receptor binds the ferrichrome-iron ligand. It interacts with the TonB protein, which is responsible for energy coupling of the ferrichrome-promoted iron transport system. Acts as a receptor for bacteriophage T5 as well as T1, phi80 and colicin M. Binding of T5 triggers the opening of a high conductance ion channel. Can also transport the antibiotic albomycin; Belongs to the TonB-dependent receptor family.) translates to MKNFNFLLLTICLSIVVEAQNLGNLTGVIKNDKNEGVDAIEVVIKELDKSTFSEKNGYFTFENVPFGHYTLTVSSMEYEVQQIPFEMKETSQALSSIQLVRDYSTVSTVELFGERYKRADKLDVLTRLPLDPNEQIQSISILSHKLIEEQGALTLSDVTRNVAGVYTFATYGNTKESMSMRGFRGVPLLKNGVRVNSDFRGTGMIIDPAGVDNIQVLKGVSAISQGLGGDLGSAGGVINVVTKTPKFYKGGEVSLRTGSWGLFRPTFDFYGPLNEKKNTAFRINGAYERADSYRDKVDRERFYINPSFKWRLDDKTTIIAELDYLDDTRTPDQGTVNLGDYSTNNIYDLPHSQFLGFESDRSTTENTTYALRINRELTDKLSIRGAYFRSDLNTYYENAYSSQMSQTENFNLREREYESGKRDDKNSVIQFDFVGKDIATGKIKHTFQVGMDYKTTKYDTGYASAGVIDTIDVFQPINNVLPSDVSLSEYSHSGATIKSFGIMFQDKITFTDWFDMFVGLRYSSSETSESYSRGTPVAGVVRSDAWNPLIGFNLKPVENVRFFASYVNSEDPRTAGRRDINGNELGNERWDQFETGIKSSWLDERLRFNATYYYVQNKNINMTAFDESGNDLGYYLKGGEDVRQGVELEVIGRVLDNLELIAGYSFLDAKYKEHTYYYYNSAPLNTPKHTANFWTRYTFNRDFLNGLSLGAGIYYLGERPSNVYAKEYTHTGVVPGAKPFDLKSYTTVNLQASYKFNKHFDVSVFANNIFDAEGYNAYRTVYINPIDPVNYSISGRYRF, encoded by the coding sequence ATGAAAAATTTTAACTTTTTACTACTAACAATTTGTTTGAGTATTGTTGTGGAAGCACAAAATTTGGGAAATTTAACAGGAGTTATAAAAAATGATAAAAATGAAGGTGTAGATGCAATAGAGGTTGTCATTAAAGAGCTCGATAAATCCACTTTTTCAGAAAAGAATGGGTATTTTACATTTGAAAATGTACCTTTTGGTCATTATACGTTAACAGTTAGTTCGATGGAATATGAAGTACAACAAATTCCATTTGAGATGAAAGAAACAAGTCAAGCGTTATCTAGTATTCAACTTGTAAGAGACTATAGTACGGTGAGTACAGTAGAACTTTTTGGGGAACGTTATAAAAGAGCAGATAAATTAGATGTTTTAACACGCTTACCTTTAGACCCAAATGAACAAATACAGAGTATATCAATATTATCACATAAACTAATTGAAGAACAAGGAGCTTTAACATTAAGCGATGTAACACGTAATGTTGCAGGTGTTTATACGTTTGCTACTTATGGTAATACAAAAGAAAGTATGTCGATGAGAGGTTTTAGAGGAGTTCCTTTACTAAAAAATGGTGTGCGTGTTAATTCAGATTTTAGAGGTACAGGAATGATTATCGATCCTGCTGGAGTAGATAATATTCAAGTATTAAAAGGTGTTTCAGCTATTTCTCAAGGTTTAGGAGGAGATTTAGGCTCTGCTGGTGGTGTAATTAATGTCGTTACTAAAACCCCAAAATTTTATAAAGGAGGTGAAGTTTCACTTAGAACAGGAAGCTGGGGACTATTTCGACCAACATTTGATTTTTATGGTCCTTTAAATGAAAAGAAAAATACAGCATTTCGAATTAATGGAGCTTACGAACGAGCAGATAGTTATCGTGATAAAGTAGATCGAGAACGGTTCTATATTAATCCATCTTTTAAATGGAGACTAGATGATAAAACAACCATAATTGCTGAATTGGATTATTTAGATGATACCAGAACTCCAGATCAAGGAACAGTTAACTTAGGGGATTATTCAACGAATAATATCTACGATTTACCCCATAGCCAATTTTTAGGTTTCGAATCGGATCGTTCTACTACAGAAAATACCACATACGCCCTTAGAATAAACCGTGAGTTAACTGATAAATTGAGTATACGTGGAGCTTATTTTCGTTCTGATTTAAATACGTATTATGAAAATGCTTATTCCAGTCAAATGTCTCAAACAGAAAATTTTAATTTAAGAGAACGTGAATATGAATCGGGAAAACGAGATGATAAAAATAGTGTGATTCAATTTGACTTTGTTGGAAAAGATATTGCAACAGGAAAAATTAAGCATACTTTTCAAGTAGGAATGGATTATAAAACTACTAAATATGATACGGGTTATGCTTCAGCAGGTGTAATTGATACCATTGATGTTTTTCAACCAATTAATAACGTATTACCATCTGATGTTTCACTATCAGAATATTCTCATTCAGGTGCTACTATAAAATCATTTGGAATAATGTTTCAAGACAAAATCACCTTTACAGATTGGTTTGATATGTTTGTAGGACTACGTTATAGTTCATCAGAAACCAGTGAAAGTTATTCTAGAGGAACTCCTGTAGCAGGAGTGGTCCGAAGTGATGCATGGAATCCTTTGATTGGATTTAACTTAAAACCAGTTGAAAATGTGCGATTTTTTGCTTCTTATGTGAATAGTGAAGATCCTAGAACTGCTGGACGCCGTGATATCAATGGAAATGAATTAGGAAATGAACGTTGGGATCAATTTGAAACGGGTATTAAATCCAGTTGGTTAGATGAACGCTTACGATTTAATGCAACATACTATTATGTACAAAATAAAAATATTAACATGACAGCTTTTGATGAGAGTGGAAATGATTTAGGTTATTATCTCAAGGGAGGTGAAGATGTAAGGCAAGGAGTTGAATTAGAGGTGATAGGGCGTGTTTTAGATAATTTGGAATTAATTGCTGGTTATTCATTCTTAGATGCGAAATATAAAGAACATACTTATTACTATTATAATTCAGCTCCTTTAAATACACCAAAACATACTGCTAATTTTTGGACAAGGTATACCTTTAATCGTGATTTCTTAAATGGACTATCATTAGGAGCTGGAATTTATTATTTAGGAGAAAGACCTTCCAATGTATATGCAAAAGAATATACACATACAGGTGTAGTTCCAGGAGCTAAACCTTTTGATTTAAAATCATATACAACCGTGAATTTACAAGCATCGTATAAGTTTAATAAGCATTTTGATGTAAGTGTTTTTGCAAATAATATTTTTGATGCAGAAGGATACAATGCATATAGAACGGTTTATATTAACCCTATAGATCCAGTAAATTATTCAATTTCTGGACGGTATAGATTTTAA
- the cysJ gene encoding assimilatory sulfite reductase (NADPH) (KEGG: pmy:Pmen_0793 sulfite reductase (NADPH) flavoprotein alpha-component) — MNYSFRKLMNDLHLWLGIASGLILFIVCLTGTIYTFRTEIEEWLEPHKFEVEVLENKPLAIETLITKVEAQTQGKVVGFTIPTRLDQSYSFTVKKSLKERRGKKYYVNAYNGTVLGNSDSSSKPFFMIIFKLHRWLLLDMEIGRIIVGSATLIFVFLCFSGLILWFPRKWKRRNFKQGLKIKTNANWKRINYDLHNTLGFYALIIMLIMALTGLCWSFDWYRTGLGNMIGTEIWGRSKEKIISDTLQISSKMNYDALQNTIENEVNYKGILKVYLPNKKEDVISIRTYNPEKWSPSTPDKLIVDQYSGKILKTTIFSELPLNERIANLIYPLHTGEIYGIYSKIIYCIVCLIATTLPVTGTIIWINKLKKKKK; from the coding sequence ATGAACTATTCCTTTAGGAAATTAATGAATGATTTACACTTGTGGTTAGGTATAGCAAGTGGCCTTATATTGTTTATAGTATGTTTAACAGGTACAATTTATACATTTCGAACAGAAATTGAAGAATGGTTAGAACCTCATAAATTTGAAGTAGAAGTTTTAGAAAATAAGCCTCTTGCAATAGAAACTTTAATAACGAAAGTAGAAGCTCAAACTCAAGGGAAAGTTGTGGGATTTACTATTCCAACAAGATTAGATCAATCTTATTCATTCACAGTTAAAAAATCCCTAAAAGAAAGAAGAGGGAAAAAATATTATGTAAATGCTTACAATGGAACTGTTTTAGGGAACTCTGATAGTTCTAGTAAGCCTTTTTTTATGATAATTTTCAAACTTCACAGATGGTTGTTATTAGACATGGAGATAGGTAGGATTATTGTCGGTAGTGCTACCTTGATCTTTGTTTTTCTTTGTTTTTCAGGATTGATTTTATGGTTTCCAAGAAAATGGAAACGAAGAAATTTTAAACAAGGTTTGAAAATTAAAACCAATGCCAATTGGAAACGAATCAATTATGATTTACATAATACATTAGGGTTTTATGCTTTGATTATTATGTTAATTATGGCTTTAACAGGGCTTTGCTGGTCGTTTGATTGGTATCGTACAGGATTGGGAAATATGATTGGAACAGAAATCTGGGGGCGCTCAAAAGAAAAAATAATTTCTGATACATTACAAATTTCATCTAAGATGAATTATGATGCATTGCAAAATACGATTGAAAATGAGGTGAACTATAAAGGGATATTAAAAGTGTACTTACCTAATAAAAAAGAAGATGTAATCAGTATTAGAACCTATAACCCTGAAAAATGGAGCCCATCAACTCCTGATAAACTTATAGTGGACCAATATTCAGGTAAGATTTTAAAGACAACTATTTTTTCAGAATTACCTTTAAATGAAAGGATAGCTAATTTAATTTATCCACTCCATACAGGAGAAATCTATGGAATTTATTCTAAAATAATTTATTGTATAGTGTGTTTAATAGCTACAACTTTACCTGTAACAGGTACCATAATCTGGATCAATAAATTAAAAAAGAAGAAAAAATAA
- a CDS encoding 23S rRNA (guanosine-2'-O-)-methyltransferase RlmB (Specifically methylates the ribose of guanosine 2251 in 23S rRNA; Belongs to the class IV-like SAM-binding methyltransferase superfamily. RNA methyltransferase TrmH family. RlmB subfamily.) — translation MVLESIHNPRIKNIISLQQKSKTRKKQGVFVVEGIKEMELALESDFELIEVYYCEAIFKEIHLLEKITLKQQFKVSQALFEKLSYRNTGGIIALFKTKNIELEALKLKKQPLIIVLEGIEKPGNLGAVLRTADAANVDAVIACDPIIDLYNPNVVRSSVGCLFSVPLIKTTSKKAIEWLKENQITIHVTYLHENTISLYDSDLEQSTAIVMGTEAVGVTSQWVEHADALIKVPMQGKIDSLNVSNATAICVFEAVRQRSLKNN, via the coding sequence TTGGTTTTAGAGAGTATTCATAATCCTAGAATAAAAAATATAATTTCTTTACAACAAAAATCCAAAACACGTAAAAAACAAGGTGTTTTTGTTGTAGAAGGAATTAAAGAAATGGAACTTGCTTTAGAAAGTGATTTTGAATTAATTGAAGTTTATTATTGCGAAGCAATTTTTAAAGAAATACATCTTTTAGAAAAAATAACTTTAAAACAACAATTTAAAGTATCACAAGCATTATTTGAAAAGTTAAGCTATCGAAACACAGGTGGAATTATTGCTCTATTCAAAACCAAAAATATAGAATTAGAGGCTTTAAAATTAAAAAAACAACCATTGATTATTGTTTTGGAGGGGATAGAAAAGCCAGGGAATTTAGGAGCTGTTTTAAGAACAGCTGATGCTGCAAATGTTGATGCTGTGATTGCTTGTGATCCTATTATTGATTTGTATAACCCTAACGTGGTACGTTCTAGCGTAGGATGTTTGTTTTCAGTTCCTTTAATCAAAACAACGTCAAAAAAAGCTATTGAATGGTTAAAAGAAAACCAAATTACAATTCATGTTACTTATTTACATGAAAATACAATTTCGTTATATGATTCAGATTTAGAGCAAAGCACTGCTATTGTGATGGGGACTGAAGCGGTGGGGGTTACTTCTCAATGGGTTGAACATGCCGATGCCTTAATAAAAGTTCCTATGCAAGGAAAAATAGATTCCTTAAACGTTTCAAATGCAACCGCTATTTGTGTTTTTGAAGCTGTAAGACAACGAAGCTTAAAGAATAATTAA
- a CDS encoding 6-pyruvoyltetrahydropterin synthase (Involved in the biosynthesis of tetrahydrobiopterin, an essential cofactor of aromatic amino acid hydroxylases. Catalyzes the transformation of 7,8-dihydroneopterin triphosphate into 6- pyruvoyl tetrahydropterin; Belongs to the PTPS family.; KEGG: mlt:VC82_830 6-pyruvoyltetrahydropterin/6-carboxytetrahydropterin synthase), which produces MKATVHRKAYFNAAHRLFVKEWSDEQNFSVFGKCSNPHYHGHNYELIVSVTGQIDPRTGFVVDLKILRDIINQEIKEKLDHKNLNIEIEEFKNLNPTVENIAVVIWTILRKHLEKSLDLEITLYETPRNYVTYRGSEK; this is translated from the coding sequence ATGAAAGCAACAGTTCATAGAAAGGCTTATTTTAATGCGGCACATCGTTTATTTGTAAAAGAATGGAGCGATGAGCAAAATTTTTCTGTGTTTGGAAAATGTAGCAATCCACATTATCATGGTCATAACTATGAATTAATTGTTTCTGTCACGGGACAAATTGATCCTCGAACAGGTTTTGTTGTTGATTTAAAAATATTACGTGATATTATCAATCAAGAAATTAAGGAAAAGCTTGATCATAAAAATCTTAACATCGAAATCGAAGAATTCAAAAATTTAAATCCTACAGTAGAAAATATTGCTGTAGTTATTTGGACTATTCTAAGAAAACACCTTGAAAAGAGTTTAGATTTAGAAATCACACTCTATGAAACTCCACGAAATTATGTTACATATAGAGGAAGTGAAAAGTGA
- a CDS encoding 6-aminohexanoate-oligomer exohydrolase (KEGG: vvm:VVMO6_04262 6-aminohexanoate-oligomer exohydrolase), producing the protein MKNFIKLLVISVFLVNCQKSNKMDVSKNSQIQEKSSSSDAYDTYKEDFSVSEIKNGYSNSESNELHNEWSLNKFLDITKSGAYSYINLPEFMPHAIIKREGPVIKLEKDTNSEIGKISLENESGQSITFEDMITAKDSPIQGVMILHKGKVVYEKYPGMREFDNHVWMSNSKILAGLLIAQFEEKGLLDVQKTVSDYLEEAKGTAWENIKIIDILNMQSGLDLEENPVSRKGGTPYSIFAASEVGEAKDASGKVLTHNEALFRIPKLHEPGIAFEYSSANTQMLGLILEEVGKKRLSELITERIWKDAGMEGDATLGLSPQGNGVIHGLISSRLEDMAKIGLLYTPSWNVISPKQIVSNQVLKKIQTSGKKENYLKGTLGPRMAKEFRDTPEFNSYQWDAVFSDGDIYKSGMNGQGIYVSPSKDLVIVWFATGFGEIEMEAFARKIARTYK; encoded by the coding sequence ATGAAAAATTTTATTAAACTATTAGTGATTAGTGTGTTTTTAGTGAATTGTCAAAAATCTAATAAAATGGATGTTTCTAAGAATAGTCAAATTCAAGAAAAATCGTCTTCTAGTGATGCATATGATACTTATAAAGAAGATTTTTCAGTTTCAGAAATTAAAAATGGTTATTCTAATTCCGAGTCGAATGAATTACATAACGAATGGTCATTGAATAAGTTTTTAGATATTACTAAATCAGGTGCTTATTCCTATATCAATTTACCAGAATTTATGCCTCATGCAATTATTAAGCGAGAAGGTCCAGTAATCAAGTTAGAAAAAGATACTAATTCTGAAATAGGAAAAATTAGTTTAGAAAATGAAAGTGGACAATCCATAACTTTTGAAGATATGATTACAGCTAAAGATTCACCAATACAAGGTGTAATGATTTTACATAAGGGAAAGGTTGTCTATGAAAAATATCCAGGTATGAGAGAATTTGATAATCATGTTTGGATGTCAAATAGTAAAATATTGGCAGGTTTGCTGATAGCTCAATTTGAAGAAAAAGGATTGCTTGATGTTCAAAAAACAGTTTCAGATTATTTAGAAGAAGCTAAAGGGACAGCATGGGAAAATATAAAAATTATTGATATACTCAATATGCAAAGCGGGTTGGATTTAGAAGAAAATCCCGTTTCTAGAAAAGGAGGGACTCCCTATTCAATTTTTGCTGCATCAGAGGTTGGAGAGGCGAAAGATGCATCTGGAAAAGTTTTGACGCATAATGAAGCATTATTTCGTATACCTAAATTACATGAGCCCGGTATTGCTTTTGAGTATTCATCAGCGAATACACAAATGTTAGGGTTAATTTTAGAAGAAGTAGGTAAAAAAAGATTGAGTGAATTAATAACAGAAAGAATTTGGAAGGATGCCGGAATGGAAGGTGATGCTACTTTAGGACTTTCCCCGCAAGGGAATGGTGTAATTCATGGATTAATAAGCTCACGTTTAGAAGATATGGCAAAAATAGGTTTACTTTATACACCAAGTTGGAACGTAATTTCTCCTAAACAAATTGTATCAAATCAAGTATTAAAAAAAATACAAACTTCCGGTAAAAAAGAAAACTATTTAAAAGGAACATTAGGACCACGAATGGCAAAAGAATTTAGAGATACACCTGAATTTAATTCTTATCAATGGGATGCAGTATTTTCAGATGGAGATATTTATAAGTCAGGAATGAATGGACAAGGGATTTATGTTTCACCTTCTAAAGATTTAGTTATAGTATGGTTTGCAACAGGTTTTGGAGAAATTGAAATGGAAGCTTTTGCACGAAAAATTGCAAGAACATACAAATAA
- a CDS encoding N-substituted formamide deformylase (Hydrolyzes N-substituted formamides, but not amides. N- benzylformamide is the preferred substrate, while N-butylformamide is hydrolyzed at a much lower rate. Has very low activity towards allylformamide, N-(2-cyclohex-1-enylethyl)formamide and N-(alpha- methylbenzyl)formamide.), with product MRLYRFAFILLSTILIISCKKEYKKSIAEPYKLKQTLFYNGDIITMEGNTPNYVEAVVEQEGKIVFVGKKADAMEKFKGNLKEVDLKGKTMLPAFLDGHGHMYNVGFTALCANLLPPPDGPGADFNTIVENVKEWKDTENGKYIINKIGWIVGNGYDDSQLKEKNHPTKEVLDQISTDVPVIIMHQSGHLASVNSKALEIAGYNKDSEVEGGVIRKDKDGNPTGVLEEAAFFNMFLPVISKKTDEELQLLNVQKGQEEYAKNGYLTAQEGRSTSETTDALAKAAKAGKIFIDIVSYPDIIWNKEAVTPEFYNAEHKYNNHYRIGGVKLTLDGSPQGKTAWLSKCYHVNPEGREGCYKGYPILSDEKAIEYVKTAFKNEWQILCHTNGDAAIDQYIKAVDAAQKEFGYDNHRTVMIHGQTLRKDQIPDLVKLQILPSLFPMHTFYWGDWHRESVLGEERAKYISPCRDVVDAGLTITSHHDAPVTFPNSMRVLDATVNRVTRSGYILGADQKLTAYEGLKALTEWAAIQYFEENSKGTLSEGKLADFVILDKNPLKIDPNDIHTIKILESIKEGNTVYKR from the coding sequence ATGAGACTATATCGATTTGCATTCATCCTATTATCTACAATATTAATTATAAGTTGTAAAAAAGAGTATAAAAAAAGTATCGCTGAACCCTATAAGCTGAAACAAACCCTTTTTTATAATGGAGATATTATTACAATGGAGGGTAATACTCCAAATTATGTTGAAGCTGTAGTAGAACAAGAAGGTAAAATTGTATTTGTTGGAAAAAAAGCGGATGCTATGGAAAAATTTAAAGGAAACTTAAAAGAAGTTGATCTTAAAGGAAAAACTATGCTACCAGCTTTTTTAGATGGTCATGGTCATATGTATAATGTTGGTTTTACTGCTTTATGTGCGAATCTTTTGCCTCCCCCTGATGGTCCTGGTGCAGATTTTAATACAATTGTAGAGAATGTGAAGGAATGGAAAGACACTGAAAATGGAAAATATATTATTAATAAGATAGGTTGGATTGTTGGGAATGGTTATGATGATTCCCAACTTAAAGAGAAAAATCATCCTACAAAAGAAGTCTTAGACCAAATTTCTACTGATGTTCCGGTTATTATCATGCATCAATCAGGACATTTAGCTTCTGTAAATTCAAAAGCTTTAGAAATAGCAGGATATAATAAAGATTCAGAAGTAGAAGGAGGTGTTATACGAAAAGATAAAGATGGAAATCCAACCGGAGTACTTGAAGAAGCGGCCTTTTTTAATATGTTTTTACCTGTTATATCTAAGAAAACAGATGAAGAATTGCAATTGCTTAATGTCCAAAAAGGTCAAGAAGAATATGCTAAAAATGGTTATCTAACGGCACAAGAGGGAAGGAGTACCTCTGAAACAACCGATGCATTGGCAAAAGCTGCAAAAGCAGGAAAAATTTTTATTGATATAGTGAGTTATCCTGATATTATTTGGAATAAGGAAGCCGTAACGCCTGAATTTTATAATGCAGAACATAAATACAATAATCACTATCGCATAGGAGGAGTAAAACTTACGCTTGACGGTTCTCCCCAAGGTAAAACAGCGTGGTTATCAAAATGCTATCATGTAAATCCTGAAGGACGAGAAGGTTGCTATAAAGGATATCCTATATTATCGGATGAAAAAGCAATTGAATATGTGAAAACAGCTTTTAAAAATGAATGGCAAATTTTATGTCATACTAATGGAGATGCTGCCATAGACCAATATATAAAAGCAGTAGATGCTGCTCAAAAAGAATTTGGTTATGATAATCATAGAACTGTAATGATTCATGGACAAACGTTAAGAAAAGACCAAATACCTGATTTAGTTAAATTACAAATTTTACCATCTCTTTTCCCTATGCATACTTTTTATTGGGGAGATTGGCATAGAGAATCTGTTTTAGGAGAAGAACGAGCAAAATATATTTCGCCGTGTAGAGATGTAGTTGATGCAGGGTTGACGATAACGTCTCATCACGATGCTCCTGTAACCTTTCCTAATTCAATGAGAGTACTCGATGCTACAGTCAATAGAGTGACAAGAAGTGGGTATATTTTAGGAGCTGATCAAAAATTAACAGCTTATGAAGGGTTGAAAGCCCTAACTGAATGGGCTGCTATTCAATATTTTGAAGAAAATTCAAAAGGTACACTTTCAGAAGGTAAGTTAGCTGATTTTGTAATATTAGATAAAAACCCTCTAAAAATTGACCCAAATGATATTCATACCATAAAAATTTTAGAATCAATTAAAGAAGGTAATACAGTTTATAAAAGATAA